In Triticum urartu cultivar G1812 chromosome 6, Tu2.1, whole genome shotgun sequence, the following proteins share a genomic window:
- the LOC125514623 gene encoding uncharacterized protein LOC125514623, whose protein sequence is MASHVAATLPPLLPTPARCLLLTPPPAVYTARVELDTKKQQPGRASMSRSWIRDKIDLPGRASRSSSWATDKTLRRAESLNSGVERLGRVETPRENWKRPASRAPSVDRCDKKPRPPAEMVAASQASISAGPAPSAGRFGKKTKPVTEMELDSVVTSFAGPSPSIDLSEKAEPTTEMVADSVATLFAGPVASEKKATPRTVVEASPFAGLAPLMDRPDKKPKALAKMEVDPEASLFAGPTFMVSPDPSELPMPTFIMSPDPSELPIPTFLYKHKVAKVLASLVAPMLVDQ, encoded by the coding sequence ATGGCTAGCCATGTCGCTGCGACCCTGCCGCCGCTGTTGCCTACCCCGGCGCGCTGCCTCCTCCTGACGCCTCCTCCGGCGGTGTACACGGCTCGTGTGGAGCTGGACACCAAGAAGCAGCAGCCTGGACGTGCCTCGATGAGCCGAAGCTGGATCAGAGACAAGATCGACCTTCCCGGACGTGCTTCCCGGAGCTCCAGCTGGGCCACTGACAAGACGCTCCGCCGTGCCGAGAGTTTGAACAGCGGCGTCGAGCGCCTCGGCCGCGTGGAGACGCCGAGAGAAAACTGGAAGAGGCCGGCGAGCCGCGCGCCATCCGTCGACCGGTGCGACAAGAAGCCGAGGCCTCCGGCTGAGATGGTGGCAGCTTCGCAGGCATCAATCTCCGCCGGCCCCGCCCCGTCGGCCGGCCGGTTCGGGAAGAAGACAAAGCCTGTGACTGAGATGGAGCTAGACTCGGTGGTGACATCCTTCGCTGGCCCTTCTCCGTCGATCGACCTTTCGGAGAAGGCAGAGCCTACGACTGAGATGGTGGCAGACTCGGTGGCGACACTCTTCGCTGGCCCTGTGgcgtcggagaagaaggcgacacCTCGTACCGTGGTGGAGGCATCACCCTTCGCTGGCCTCGCTCCGTTGATGGACCGGCCCGACAAGAAGCCAAAGGCTCTGGCTAAGATGGAGGTGGACCCGGAGGCATCCTTGTTCGCTGGCCCGACATTCATGGTGTCGCCGGACCCGAGCGAGCTGCCTATGCCGACCTTCATCATGTCGCCGGACCCGAGCGAGCTGCCCATTCCAACCTTCCTCTATAAGCACAAGGTCGCTAAAGTGTTAGCTAGCTTAGTCGCTCCGATGCTCGTTGATCAGTAA